Proteins from one Mycobacterium adipatum genomic window:
- a CDS encoding arabinosyltransferase domain-containing protein, whose amino-acid sequence MPDRTVRLLAVITGLVGFLLCALAPLLPVRQSTATIQWPQAANADGYAGDVTAPLVSGAPKSLAVTIPCRAVASLPAEGGLVFSTIPADGIDAGRNGLFVNANADVVYVAFRNTVAAVAPRAAVDSGACSELRIWADVGAVGADFVGIPGATGTLGLDKRPQVAGLFTDLRVAPDAGLNARVDVDTRFITSPTVLKTAVMVLGVAAVLASILALAWLDRAAGRRAPPGGRRRPPLAVWIADVGVLGGLLAWHIVGPPSSDDGYNLTIARVSGDAGYFTNYFRYFGAPEAPFDWYQSVLAQLASISTAGVWMRLPATAAAIGTWLLLSHVVLPRLGTRLARNRAAVWTAAAVFLAAWLPFNNGLRPEPLIAFGVVLIWVLVEWSVGRRWLWPTAAAIVVAAFCITLAPQGLIALAPLLVGARTITRVIAERRPQLGLAAQLAPLAAAASLIFVIVFRDQTLASVAESARIKYVVGPTIPWYQEFLRYYFLTVEDSVDGSLTRRFAVLILLLCLFGLLMVMLRRGTVPGAMNGPVWRLIGSTGIGLLLLTFTPTKWAIQFGAFAGLAGALGGVTAFALARVGLHSRRNLALYVTALLFVLAWATSGLNGWFYTGNYGVPWFDKQPVIVGFPVTTIFLVLAIAGGLLTAWLHFRIDYAGHTEVADTGRNRALASTPLLIVAVIMVVLELGSMLKATASRYPVYTTGSASLSALRSGLGADSCAMADAVLVEADPNAGLLQPVPGQRYGEYGPLGGEKPVGFTPNGVSDTLEPAEPVAANPGTPNSDGPVDKPNIGVGYAAGTGGGYGPEGVNGSRVYLPFGLDPQRTPVMGSFDENTVAAKATSAWYQLPPRSPDRPLVTVAAVGAIWFYEEDGSFNYGQSLKLQWGVHRPDGSYQALAEVQPIDIFQQKAWRNLRFPLAWAPPEANVARIVADDPNLSEDQWFGFTPPRVPVLQTAQQYLGAQTPVLMDIATAANFPCQRPFTEHLGVAELPDYRIIPNFKQMVVSSNQWQSADDGGPFLFIQALLRTSTIPTYLRDDWYRDWGSIERYIRVVPRDIAPDAVIEEGTENVFGWSRGGPIRALP is encoded by the coding sequence GTGCCCGATAGGACAGTCCGCCTGCTCGCCGTCATCACGGGCCTCGTTGGGTTCCTGCTCTGTGCGCTTGCCCCGCTGCTCCCGGTGCGGCAGAGCACCGCGACGATCCAATGGCCGCAGGCCGCCAACGCCGACGGCTACGCCGGTGACGTGACCGCGCCGCTGGTCTCCGGTGCGCCCAAGTCACTGGCCGTGACCATCCCGTGCCGGGCGGTGGCCAGCCTGCCCGCCGAGGGCGGCCTGGTGTTCTCCACCATCCCGGCGGACGGTATCGATGCCGGGCGCAACGGCCTGTTCGTCAACGCCAACGCCGACGTCGTCTACGTCGCGTTCCGCAACACCGTCGCCGCCGTCGCGCCACGCGCTGCCGTCGATTCCGGCGCGTGCAGTGAACTGCGTATCTGGGCCGATGTCGGCGCGGTCGGCGCGGACTTCGTCGGCATCCCCGGCGCCACCGGCACTCTCGGTCTCGACAAGCGCCCACAGGTGGCGGGCCTGTTCACCGACCTGCGCGTCGCACCGGATGCCGGCCTGAACGCCCGCGTGGACGTCGACACCCGCTTCATCACATCGCCGACCGTGCTCAAGACCGCGGTGATGGTGCTCGGGGTTGCCGCCGTGCTGGCCTCGATCCTCGCGCTGGCCTGGCTGGACCGCGCCGCCGGCCGGCGCGCGCCGCCCGGCGGCAGGCGCCGCCCGCCCCTGGCGGTCTGGATCGCCGACGTCGGGGTGCTGGGTGGGTTGCTGGCCTGGCATATCGTCGGGCCGCCGTCATCGGATGACGGCTACAACCTGACGATCGCGAGGGTGTCCGGCGATGCCGGGTACTTCACCAACTACTTCCGCTATTTCGGGGCGCCGGAAGCGCCGTTCGACTGGTACCAGAGCGTGCTCGCCCAGCTGGCGTCGATCAGCACCGCCGGGGTCTGGATGCGGCTGCCCGCCACCGCCGCCGCGATCGGCACCTGGCTGCTGCTGAGCCACGTCGTGCTGCCGCGACTGGGCACCCGGCTGGCCCGCAACCGGGCGGCCGTATGGACGGCGGCTGCGGTCTTCCTGGCGGCCTGGCTGCCGTTCAACAACGGTCTGCGCCCGGAACCGCTCATCGCCTTCGGCGTCGTGCTGATCTGGGTGCTGGTCGAATGGTCGGTCGGCCGGCGCTGGTTGTGGCCGACGGCGGCCGCGATCGTCGTCGCCGCGTTCTGCATCACGTTGGCTCCGCAGGGCCTCATCGCCCTCGCGCCCCTGCTGGTCGGTGCCCGCACGATCACCCGGGTCATCGCCGAGCGTCGCCCCCAACTCGGCCTGGCCGCCCAGCTGGCCCCGCTGGCCGCGGCCGCCTCGCTGATCTTCGTCATCGTCTTCCGCGATCAGACGCTGGCCTCGGTCGCCGAGTCGGCGCGCATCAAATACGTGGTCGGCCCGACGATCCCCTGGTACCAGGAATTCCTGCGGTACTACTTCCTGACCGTGGAGGACAGCGTCGACGGATCGCTGACCCGTCGGTTCGCGGTGCTGATCCTGCTGCTGTGCCTGTTCGGCCTGCTGATGGTGATGCTGCGCCGGGGCACCGTGCCCGGCGCGATGAACGGCCCGGTGTGGCGGTTGATCGGCAGTACCGGTATCGGGCTGCTGCTGCTGACGTTCACCCCGACGAAATGGGCCATCCAGTTCGGCGCATTCGCCGGTCTGGCCGGCGCCCTGGGCGGGGTGACGGCCTTCGCACTGGCCCGGGTCGGATTGCACAGCAGGCGCAATCTCGCGCTGTACGTCACCGCGCTGCTGTTCGTGCTGGCGTGGGCCACCTCGGGCCTCAACGGCTGGTTCTACACCGGCAACTACGGGGTGCCGTGGTTCGACAAGCAGCCCGTCATCGTCGGCTTCCCGGTGACCACCATCTTCTTGGTGCTGGCGATCGCCGGCGGCCTGCTGACGGCCTGGCTGCACTTCCGCATCGACTACGCCGGGCACACCGAGGTTGCCGACACCGGCCGCAACCGGGCGCTGGCGTCCACCCCGCTGTTGATCGTCGCGGTCATCATGGTCGTGCTCGAGCTCGGCTCGATGCTCAAGGCCACCGCGAGCCGCTACCCCGTGTACACCACCGGGTCGGCCAGCCTGTCCGCGCTGCGGTCCGGGCTGGGCGCTGACAGCTGCGCGATGGCCGATGCTGTGCTCGTCGAAGCCGACCCCAATGCCGGCCTGCTGCAACCGGTTCCGGGTCAACGCTACGGTGAGTACGGCCCGCTCGGTGGGGAAAAGCCCGTCGGGTTCACCCCCAACGGCGTCAGCGACACCCTGGAGCCCGCCGAACCGGTGGCCGCCAACCCGGGCACCCCGAACTCCGACGGCCCCGTCGACAAACCCAATATCGGGGTCGGCTACGCCGCGGGCACCGGGGGCGGCTACGGCCCCGAGGGGGTGAACGGCTCACGGGTGTACCTACCGTTCGGGCTGGACCCGCAGCGCACGCCGGTGATGGGCAGTTTCGACGAGAACACCGTTGCCGCCAAGGCGACGTCGGCCTGGTACCAACTGCCCCCACGCAGCCCGGACCGGCCGCTGGTGACCGTCGCCGCGGTGGGTGCCATCTGGTTCTACGAGGAGGACGGCTCCTTCAACTACGGGCAGTCCCTGAAACTGCAGTGGGGGGTGCACCGCCCGGACGGCAGCTACCAGGCGCTGGCGGAGGTGCAGCCGATCGACATCTTCCAGCAGAAGGCTTGGCGCAACCTGCGTTTCCCGCTCGCGTGGGCGCCGCCGGAGGCCAATGTGGCCCGGATCGTGGCCGATGACCCGAACCTGTCCGAGGATCAGTGGTTCGGGTTCACGCCGCCGCGGGTGCCGGTGCTGCAGACCGCGCAGCAGTACCTCGGCGCACAAACCCCGGTACTGATGGACATCGCGACCGCGGCCAACTTCCCCTGCCAGCGACCGTTCACCGAACACCTCGGTGTCGCCGAACTGCCCGATTACCGGATCATCCCGAACTTCAAGCAGATGGTGGTTTCGTCGAATCAGTGGCAGTCCGCCGACGACGGCGGGCCGTTCCTGTTCATCCAGGCGTTGCTGCGCACCTCGACCATCCCGACCTATCTGCGCGACGACTGGTATCGGGACTGGGGTTCGATCGAACGGTACATCCGGGTGGTGCCACGCGATATCGCGCCCGACGCAGTCATCGAAGAAGGGACCGAAAACGTGTTCGGCTGGAGTCGCGGCGGACCGATCAGGGCCCTCCCGTGA
- a CDS encoding alkane 1-monooxygenase, translating into MLGAIVPGMVGLAWLLVHLTGQQVFWWVGPMLAFVVIPVLDQLIGADDTSASGDIAEDLENDPFYRWVNYLYLPNQYLSLIFACWLFSGGGWLTMSTVDKIGLMVTVGIVGGIAINAAHELGHRRASAEKRLSKIALAQTGYGHFFVEHNRGHHLRVATPEDPASARLDESVYHFIPRSVLGGLRSAWHLESVRLAQAGRSRWSLHNDILNAWLLSAAIFAGLVAWFGAVIIPWLIGQAIIGVCLLETVNYLEHYGLRRQRLADGRYERVGQRHSWNSDTLIANVFLYHLQRHSDHHANPQKRYQTLQHSDQAPQLPTGYGSMLVLAWCPPLWRRVMNPRVLAHYGGDIRLAALRPVRR; encoded by the coding sequence ATGCTCGGTGCGATCGTTCCGGGGATGGTGGGATTGGCCTGGTTGCTGGTTCACCTGACCGGCCAGCAGGTGTTCTGGTGGGTCGGCCCGATGCTGGCATTCGTCGTGATTCCGGTGCTTGACCAGCTAATTGGCGCAGACGACACTTCGGCCTCCGGGGACATTGCCGAAGATCTGGAAAACGACCCGTTCTACCGTTGGGTCAACTATCTTTACCTGCCCAACCAGTACCTTTCGCTGATCTTCGCGTGCTGGCTGTTCAGCGGCGGCGGCTGGCTGACGATGTCCACCGTCGACAAGATCGGCTTGATGGTGACCGTCGGAATTGTCGGCGGAATCGCGATCAATGCCGCACACGAATTGGGCCACCGGCGCGCAAGTGCCGAAAAACGACTCAGCAAGATCGCTCTCGCGCAAACTGGATATGGTCATTTCTTCGTCGAACACAATCGCGGGCACCATCTGCGGGTGGCGACGCCCGAGGATCCCGCCAGCGCGCGCCTGGACGAGAGCGTCTATCACTTCATCCCGCGGTCCGTGCTGGGCGGGCTGCGCTCGGCGTGGCACCTGGAAAGCGTGCGGCTGGCTCAGGCCGGCCGATCGCGCTGGAGTCTGCACAACGACATCCTCAACGCCTGGTTGCTGTCGGCGGCCATCTTCGCCGGGCTGGTCGCCTGGTTCGGCGCCGTCATCATCCCGTGGCTCATCGGGCAGGCGATCATCGGCGTCTGCCTGCTGGAGACGGTGAACTACCTCGAGCATTACGGCCTGCGCCGGCAGCGCCTGGCCGACGGCCGCTACGAGCGGGTCGGTCAGCGGCACAGCTGGAACAGCGACACCCTGATCGCCAACGTGTTCCTGTACCACCTGCAGCGGCACTCCGACCATCACGCCAACCCGCAGAAGCGCTACCAGACCCTGCAGCACTCCGATCAGGCACCGCAGCTGCCCACCGGGTACGGCAGCATGCTGGTGCTGGCCTGGTGCCCGCCGCTGTGGCGCCGGGTGATGAATCCCCGGGTGTTGGCGCACTACGGCGGCGATATCCGGCTGGCGGCGCTGCGACCCGTTCGGCGCTAG